The DNA sequence GCGCCGGTCACCAGTATCGATTTGCCGTTCATGCGCCCGCCTTTGCCGCCTGCGCCGGCTTTTTCATCCAGTAGGTGGACAAGGCCATCCCGGCGAAAATATGCCAGATGCCCCACCACGCGGTGACGATGGCCATGCCGCCCAGCGCGCCGAAAAAGTTGAAGATCAATACCAGGCCAAGGCCGGAATTCTGGATGCCGGTTTCAAACGCGACCGCTCGGCAGTCGCGCTCGGCGAGCCCGGTCAGTTTCCCTAGGCCATAGCCGCTGGCGAGCGCACAGGCATTGTGGATGAACACGATGCCCACCACCATCGCGCCGTACGCAAGGAAAAACTTCCAGTTGGCCAGCAGCGCGCCGGACACGAAGACGCCAAAAACGACGAGCGAAAAGACGCGCATCGGCTTGAGCAGCCGTGCGGCCATTTTCGGAAAACGGTGCGACATGGTCAGGCCCAGCGCCAGCGGGACGCCCAGCAGCAGGGCGACTTCGAACAGCATCGACAACGGGTCCAGCGAGAAATCGCGCAGGATGGCGCGCATGCCCTCATGCTGATTGGCCCAGAACGCGACGTTAATGGGCATCATGAATACCGCGCCGACGGTCGACAGCGTGCTGATCGACACCGACAGAGCGGCATTGCCGCCGGCTCGATGCGTAAAGAAATTGGAAATGTGGCCGGCAGGGCAGGAAGAAACGAGCAGCATCCCCAGCGCGATCGAAGGCAGCGGGTTGAGTGCCAGGATCAGCAGATAGGTTCCCGCCGGGAACAGGACGTGATGTCCCAAGAGTCCGATTGCGAGCGCTTTCGGCGTTCTCAGCGCCTGCTTGAAATCCGACAGTTTCAGATCCAGCGCAACGCCGAACATGACCAGGGCGAGCACAAGATTCAGGGCCAGCAATGCCTGCGGATTGAAATTCAGATGCACTTGATCGATATGCATCATCGCCGGCCTCCCTTGTTGGGGATGGGCATGACAGGTCTCCTCTCGTTTTTGGAAATTTATAGAAGGATTTTGCTTGGAAGCGGCGGCTGTCAACAGGTTGATTCCGGCCAACTACCTGTGTGTGGCGGACAAAGACCGGCTTGCGGATGCAAAGAAAAAGGGGTGTGGAAAACGGACATGCCCATGCTAGACTCCGCGAACAATCGCGCAGACCAAGACAGCGAAGGCAAATAGAAGAGGAGGGGCGGACCAAGATGGAGCAAGTATTTCCCGGCATCGACGACCGCGTCGAGCCTCCGCACAAAATGGCTGTCCTGGTCGACATCCTGCATGAGGAAGGCATCGCGCCGGAGGAGGCGCTGGCAGGCAGCGGCATCGATGCGCAACAGGTGCATGCGCCTGAAGTGCGCGTCTCGGCGCGTCAGTTGCTGGCGGTATGCGGCAATGCCTTGCGCCTGTCCAAGGATCCGGGCATCGCCCTCAAGGCTGGCAAGCGGATACACATCACGCATTTCGGATTGTACGGTTATGCGTTGCTCAGCAGCGCCACGCCGCGTGACGCCATCGACTTCGCGATCAAGTATCGGCCGTTGGCTGCTCCGCTGATCGGATTGCGTTTCGAGGAAGCGGCCGGCGCGGCGGTCTGGGAATTTTCGGATGTGCTGTCGCTGGGCGTCGACAGCGAACTATTCCGCTTCGTGCTCGAATTCCAGTTGGGGACGCAATTGTCCTTGCATGGCGATATCCTCGGCCAGTCTGTTACGCCGGTGGAAATACGAACGGTCTATCCGGCGCCGCCGCATGCCTCTGTTTATGAAGAGATATTGGGATGCCCCGCCCGCTTCGGCCAGGCGCGCAATGAGTTGCGTTTCAGCCGCGAATGGCTGGAGCAGCGGCTGACCTTCGCCAATCCGATCACGGCCGCGCTGGTGCGCGAGACCTGCGATCAGCTCCTGACCCAATTGAAAACCTCGTCCGGCCTGGCCGGCAAGGTATTCGGCATGTTGATGGCGCAGCCCGGGCGCTTCCCCGATGTCGAGACAGTCGCCGGCCAACTCCATATGACTTCCCGCACCCTGCGCCGGAAACTGCAGGCGCAGGACACGTCGTATCAAACCATCCTGACCGAGGTGCGCAAGCAGCTTGCCATGGACTATTTGCGCAAGACGCGCATGAGCACGGAGGACATCGCCGCATCCCTTGGCTTCAGCGACGCCGCCAACTTCCGGCATGCGTTCAAGAAGTGGAGCGGGAAGACGCCCAGCGAATTCCGGGCGGGCGCCTGAACCGAGCTGCGCGGTTCTCCTTAGCTGTTGCCGGTCTTGATCGCCCAGATTCCCGGCAGGTTGCGCCAGTAGCCATAGGCATCCATGCCATAGCCGACCACAAACTTGTTGGGCAGCGTGAGCCCGATGTAATCTGCCTTGATCGGCTTTTTCTTGCCGATGTCCTTGTCGGCGAAAACGGCCACCACCACGTCGGCCGCGCCCATCTCCAGCAGCCGCTCCTTCACGTGCGCCAGCGTCTCGCCTTCGTCGAGGATGTCGTCGAGCACGACCACCGTGCGGCCCTGCACGCTTGAGCGCGGAATCACTTTCCACTCGATCTTGCCGCCCTGGTCCAGGCTGCCATAGCGCGTCACGTGCATGTAATCGAATTCGAGCGGGAAGCGCAGGCGCGTGAGCAGCTGGCCGCAAAACACGACGGCGCCGCCCATGACGCCCAGCACCAGCGGAAAGGCTTCGCCGTCGTCGACGTTGAAGCGCTCGTTAAGCTGCTGCGCTACCTTGTCGACTGCCTGCTGCACGGCCGTCTCGTCGAAAATCAGTTCGGCGTCGGAAAGCAGCGCGCGCGCTTTGTTACGGTGGAATTCGGAATCGAAAAAAGACATGATGCAAAACCTCGATGCAAGAGTATTCAATGTGTAACACGTTGTAACCCGGCATCGTACCCTAGGTTCGCTCGCCGCCACAAATGCCGGGCGAGGCGATGGCGCAACAGTCGCGTCGCGCCGTTGCCGGTTTCGTGATCAAAATGGAAATTCAAGCCGCCACCAGCCCGCTGCGGTGACGGTACCAGTCCTCGAATTCGTCGCCGGCCACCGGCTCGCAGACATAAAAGCCCTGAATCGCCTTGCAGCGGCGCGCACGCAGCGAGTCCAGTACGGCCTGCGATTCGATGCCTTCGGCGATCACCTGCAGGCCCAGCTCCCGGCCCAGGTCGATGATGGCGGAGGTGATCGCCATGTTGCCGCGGTCGCTGTCGAGATCGTGGATGAAATCCTTGTCGATCTTGATCGCGTCCACCGGCAGTTGCTTCAGGTTGGACAGGCTCGAATAGTCCTTGCCGAAGTCGTCGAGCACCACATGCACGCCGATCTGCCGCAGCGCGCGCAGTGCGTCGACCGCCGTTTCCGCATTCTTGGCCAGCGCGTTCTCGGTGATTTCCAGCTGCAGGCAGTCCGGGTCGATGCCGCTGGCGGCCACCGCCTTGGCCACCGTGGCGCGAAAGCCCTCCTGCCGGAACTGCGCGGGCGACACGTTGACCGACATGGTGAGCGCGTCGAGCCCGTTGGCCTGCCAGGCGCGCTGCTGGCGGCACGCCTCGTTCAGCGCCCATTCTCCGAGCTGATGGATGACGCCGGTATATTCCGCCACCGGAATGAACTGGTCGGGCGTCACGCCCGCGCCCGGCCAGCGCAGCAGCGCCTCGGCGCCGATGACGAAGCCCGATTCGAGGTCGACGATCGGCTGGTAATGGAGCCGGAATTCGTCCTGCCGCAAGCCGCCGCGCAGCCGGTTCTCCATCGCCAGTGTCGATGCCGAGCGTTCGTTCAATTCCTGCGTGAAGAACTGGAAGTTGTCGCGCCCGCATTCCTTGGCGTGGTACATGGCGGCGTCTGCGTTGCGCGCGAGCGTGAAAATGTCGTCGCCGTCGGCCGGGAACATGGCGATGCCGATGCTCGATGACACCTGCAGCTGCAGCTCCTTGTAGGGGCACGGCTGGCCCAGTGCGGCGATGCATTGCGCCGCCACCCGCCCCGCGCCGCGCGGTCCGTCGACGTCGCCCAGCACGAGCAGGAATTCGTCGCCGCCCAGGCGGCCCACCATGTCATCGGCGCGTACGCAGCCGCGCAGGCGGCGCGCCACCTCGCGCAGCACCGCGTCGCCGGCGTCGTGGCCATAGGTGTCGTTGATCGGCTTGAAGCGGTCCAGGTCGACGAACAGCACCGCGCTTTGCAGCCCGTCGCGCCGCGCCGACGCCAGCGTGCGTTCGCCGAAGGCGTACGACAGCGCGCGGTTGGGCAGGCCGGTGAGGGTGTCGTGCTGCGCCAGTTGCAGCATTTCCTGTTCGCTTTGCTTGCGCTCGGTGATGTCGAGGCAGGTGCCGGTCACGTGCCGCGGCGTGCCGTTGGCATTGCGCTCCAGGACGCGCGCGCGCACCAGCATCCATTTCCATTGTCCGTCCCGGGTGCGCATGCGCAGCTCGGTCTCGACGGCGTCGCGCGAGCCGTGCCTGACTTCGTGCACCAGCTTGGCAAGCTGCTCGCGGTCGTCCGGGGGGATCAATGCCAGCCAGAAGTCGATATCGTTCCGCACCTCGTCTTGCACCAGGCCGAGTGCCGCCGGCAGCTTGTCCAGATATTGCAGCGTGCGGCTCTCGCAATCGAGGTGCCACAGGTGCACGTCGGCGCCTTCCAGCGCCACGTCGAGATCCTGCTTGCTCTTGAGGACGGCCGCTTCCGCCGCCTTGCGCGCCGAGATGTCTTCGATGACGGCGATGGCGTATGCTGCTTCGCCGTTCTTGTCGCGCACGCAGGAAATGCTGGCGTCGACCCAGATCGTGTCGCCGTTGCGGCAGCGGTAGCGCTTCTCGATCAGGATGCTGTCGGTTTCGCCGCGCAGTAGCTTGCGGTAGGGTTCGCGGCCGATCTCGATGTCGTCGGGATGGGTGATGTCCTGCACGTTGCGGCTGGTCAGTTCTTCCCCCGAGTAGCCGATAATCTCGGTCATCTTGCGGTTGACGTACAGCAGGTGCATGTCGGGCGCCATGAGCGCGATGCCGACTGCCGCATTGTCATACACCGCACGAAAGCGCTGGTCGTACTGCGCCAGCTTTTCTTCGGTGCGCTTGCGCTCGGTGATGTCGCGCGCCACGCCGGTGAACTTGCGCCGGCCCCCAACCAGCATTTCGCTGACCATCAGCTCGATCGGGAACGGCGTGCCGTCCTTGCGCTGCGCCACCAGCTCGCGGTTAATGCCGAGCACGTGGCGCTCGCCGCT is a window from the Noviherbaspirillum sp. UKPF54 genome containing:
- a CDS encoding AraC family transcriptional regulator yields the protein MEQVFPGIDDRVEPPHKMAVLVDILHEEGIAPEEALAGSGIDAQQVHAPEVRVSARQLLAVCGNALRLSKDPGIALKAGKRIHITHFGLYGYALLSSATPRDAIDFAIKYRPLAAPLIGLRFEEAAGAAVWEFSDVLSLGVDSELFRFVLEFQLGTQLSLHGDILGQSVTPVEIRTVYPAPPHASVYEEILGCPARFGQARNELRFSREWLEQRLTFANPITAALVRETCDQLLTQLKTSSGLAGKVFGMLMAQPGRFPDVETVAGQLHMTSRTLRRKLQAQDTSYQTILTEVRKQLAMDYLRKTRMSTEDIAASLGFSDAANFRHAFKKWSGKTPSEFRAGA
- a CDS encoding PAS domain S-box protein — protein: METHILVGQIKRLSKIFAGITAMLGASIAVTRLYLFGVAVEPQFPHAVASVCFMLCGAAVYLRHRDERSTAVASGLAAAVLSIAVLTIAYYLSIGTPTALTKIAVMPPNTAAALLLLSLAILLLPGRPRSVLAAQVFAAGGLGMAVLVMVGHAFGVIALIQVGANMPMTVGVSVLLLLLSLAVLFARPDAGLMRVVASPGAGGILARRLLSPAVATPVLSAWLTYQWQQNSAHGIAFVLAVAAAGAALLLLIFTWAQAMALDRYDAARMHRKSELARIEDNLRLLVQTVRDYAIFRLAPDGHIASWNTGAQHILGYPADDIVGASFERLFAREEVQSGVPAQMLETARNHDHVSREHWSARQDGTMCYAHTTMTALHEGGELVGFVNVMQDISHSKHAAEERALLSSMLSTMPDAVIVIDEGGIIERANPAAERAFGYSMDELIGRNVKILMPSPHREQHDAYLTRYLRSGERHVLGINRELVAQRKDGTPFPIELMVSEMLVGGRRKFTGVARDITERKRTEEKLAQYDQRFRAVYDNAAVGIALMAPDMHLLYVNRKMTEIIGYSGEELTSRNVQDITHPDDIEIGREPYRKLLRGETDSILIEKRYRCRNGDTIWVDASISCVRDKNGEAAYAIAVIEDISARKAAEAAVLKSKQDLDVALEGADVHLWHLDCESRTLQYLDKLPAALGLVQDEVRNDIDFWLALIPPDDREQLAKLVHEVRHGSRDAVETELRMRTRDGQWKWMLVRARVLERNANGTPRHVTGTCLDITERKQSEQEMLQLAQHDTLTGLPNRALSYAFGERTLASARRDGLQSAVLFVDLDRFKPINDTYGHDAGDAVLREVARRLRGCVRADDMVGRLGGDEFLLVLGDVDGPRGAGRVAAQCIAALGQPCPYKELQLQVSSSIGIAMFPADGDDIFTLARNADAAMYHAKECGRDNFQFFTQELNERSASTLAMENRLRGGLRQDEFRLHYQPIVDLESGFVIGAEALLRWPGAGVTPDQFIPVAEYTGVIHQLGEWALNEACRQQRAWQANGLDALTMSVNVSPAQFRQEGFRATVAKAVAASGIDPDCLQLEITENALAKNAETAVDALRALRQIGVHVVLDDFGKDYSSLSNLKQLPVDAIKIDKDFIHDLDSDRGNMAITSAIIDLGRELGLQVIAEGIESQAVLDSLRARRCKAIQGFYVCEPVAGDEFEDWYRHRSGLVAA
- a CDS encoding hypoxanthine-guanine phosphoribosyltransferase translates to MSFFDSEFHRNKARALLSDAELIFDETAVQQAVDKVAQQLNERFNVDDGEAFPLVLGVMGGAVVFCGQLLTRLRFPLEFDYMHVTRYGSLDQGGKIEWKVIPRSSVQGRTVVVLDDILDEGETLAHVKERLLEMGAADVVVAVFADKDIGKKKPIKADYIGLTLPNKFVVGYGMDAYGYWRNLPGIWAIKTGNS
- a CDS encoding bile acid:sodium symporter family protein — protein: MTAAASKQNPSINFQKREETCHAHPQQGRPAMMHIDQVHLNFNPQALLALNLVLALVMFGVALDLKLSDFKQALRTPKALAIGLLGHHVLFPAGTYLLILALNPLPSIALGMLLVSSCPAGHISNFFTHRAGGNAALSVSISTLSTVGAVFMMPINVAFWANQHEGMRAILRDFSLDPLSMLFEVALLLGVPLALGLTMSHRFPKMAARLLKPMRVFSLVVFGVFVSGALLANWKFFLAYGAMVVGIVFIHNACALASGYGLGKLTGLAERDCRAVAFETGIQNSGLGLVLIFNFFGALGGMAIVTAWWGIWHIFAGMALSTYWMKKPAQAAKAGA